One genomic window of Cyprinus carpio isolate SPL01 chromosome B8, ASM1834038v1, whole genome shotgun sequence includes the following:
- the LOC109084264 gene encoding ral guanine nucleotide dissociation stimulator-like isoform X3: MCWKDRFDQLVQLICWCGLGCVYMNGALYCDLESLEERKQSSVQEIGEEVEDGAIYTITLRKVQLHQTASKGQRWLGVETDSALSLYETCKGRTIKAGTLEKLVEYMVSAFRGKDYTYVTIFLCTYRAFATTKQVLDLLLNRYAKLHDQPVSGKPKLFSEDHTELKNTVSSILGAWLDQYSEDFWSPPDHECLQSLISYLQMNFSGSDLERRARNLMEHFQHRQHTEVELEGDLCTCPFATPEESSLDDEFSPSHFMSFSPALVAEQLTVMDAELFKRVVPYHCLGGIWSQRDKKGKEHLAPTIRATVSQFNSVTNCVIATCLDNRSLRPFQRAKRIEHWIEVARKCRILKSFSSLKAILSALQSNAIHRLRRTWDDVSRESYRTFQELSEIFSDDNNYSLSRELLIKEGTSKSAIVEINHKGAQRRHQQQRDMGVVQGTIPYLGTFLTDLVMLDTAMKDHLEVGLINFEKRRKEFEVIAQIKLLQLTCNYYNFTKNQRFIEWFKRVERLTETESYSMSCDIEPPSESVCKKNGGIIKRMSEESGYSSAGTSHSKSFEQPRLSQFKDSFKDGADSLSLTSAGSSGSDAEETSLSLLNSPETGSQRTSTPTVQHSTSISDTGELASDSSSKLWELSTPSSLEASGSGLGLESGCSSSSTSSSSSSVSTSTGQTFHFHKRSVSGVSEYSSLSLPLHNQQVNDCCIIRVSLDTDNGNMYKSILVTSQDKTPGVIRKAMAKHNLDEDRSEDYELLQRVSKHKELKIPDNGNVFYAMNSSADYDFLLRKRGTPKTCRSKSSPSLTLPRMKQKGFKIPKSFF; the protein is encoded by the exons ATGTGTTGGAAAGACAGGTTTGATCAACTTGTTCAACTGATATGCTGGTGCGGCTTGGGCTGTGTGTACATGAATGGAGCTTTGTACTGTGATTTGGAAAGTTTAGAGGAAAGAAAACAg AGCTCAGTTCAGGAGATCGGAGAGGAAGTAGAAGACGGAGCCATCTATACCATCACACTCCGAAAGGTGCAGCTCCACCAGACGGCTAGTAAGGGGCAGCGATGGCTGGGCGTGGAGACAGACTCTGCACTCAGTTTGTATGAGACATGCAAGGGTCGGACCATTAAGGCTGGCACACTGGAGAAACTAGTGGAGTACATGGTTTCGGCTTTCAGAGGAAAGGACTATACATACGTCACTATTTTCCTCTGCACCTACCGAGCTTTTGCCACCACCAAACAAGTGCTGGACCTGCTGCTGAACAG GTATGCCAAACTGCATGATCAGCCAGTCTCAGGCAAGCCAAAACTCTTCTCAGAGGACCACACAGAGCTTAAAAA TACTGTCTCATCTATCCTGGGTGCATGGCTGGATCAGTACTCTGAGGATTTCTGGAGCCCTCCCGACCACGAATGCTTGCAGAGCCTCATATCCTACTTGCAAATGAACTTCTCTGGATCAGACCTCGAGAGACGAGCCCGTAACCTGATGGAACACTTCCAGCATCGGCAACACACCGAGGTTGAGCTTGAAG GTGATCTGTGCACCTGCCCCTTTGCTACACCAGAGGAGAGCAGCTTGGATGATGAATTCTCTCCCTCACACTTCATGTCCTTCAGTCCTGCCCTAGTCGCTGAGCAGTTAACAGTCATGGATGCG GAGCTGTTTAAGAGGGTGGTTCCATACCATTGTTTGGGTGGCATATGGTCCCAGCGAGATAAGAAGGGCAAAGAGCACCTAGCACCCACCATCCGTGCCACTGTTTCTCAGTTCAACAGTGTGACCAACTGTGTGATTGCCACCTGCCTGGATAACAGGTCTCTCAGACCCTTTCAAAGAGCGAAACGCATTGAACACTGGATAGAAGTGGCCAGG AAATGCCGTATCCTGAAGAGCTTCTCTTCTCTGAAAGCCATCCTGTCCGCCTTGCAGAGTAATGCCATCCATAGACTGAGGAGGACCTGGGATGATGTGTCCCG GGAAAGCTATCGCACTTTCCAGGAGTTGTCTGAAATTTTCTCAGATGACAATAATTATTCCCTCAGCAGAGAGCTTCTCATTAAG GAGGGCACCTCCAAATCTGCCATCGTCGAGATTAACCACAAAGGAGCCCAGAGAAGACACCAGCAGCAAAGAGACATG GGTGTTGTACAAGGAACTATTCCATACCTGGGCACTTTTCTGACTGATCTAGTCATGTTGGATACTGCTATGAAAGACCATCTTGAG GTAGGGCTGATCAACTTTGAGAAGAGAAGGAAG gAATTTGAAGTGATTGCTCAGATCAAGTTGCTGCAACTGACATGCAATTATTACAACTTCACCAAAAACCAGCGCTTCATTGAATGGTTCAAGAGGGTGGAGAGACTTACAGAGACTGAGAG CTACTCTATGTCCTGTGATATCGAGCCGCCATCTGAGTCAGTGTGCAAAAAGAACGGGGGCATCATCAAACGCATGAGCGAGGAGTCGGGTTACAGCAGCGCAGGGACGTCACACTCCAAGTCCTTTGAGCAGCCGCGCTTAAGCCAGTTCAAAGACAGCTTCAAAGATGGAGCAGATTCCCTCAGCCTCACCTCAGCGGGATCCAGCGGCTCAGACGCAGAGGAGACGAGTCTCAGTCTGCTGAACTCCCCAGAAACAGGAAGTCAAAGA ACATCCACACCAACTGTTCAACATTCTACATCAATCTCAGATACAGGGGAGCTTGCTTCTGATTCCTCTTCCAAG CTTTGGGAGTTGTCCACTCCTTCATCTTTGGAGGCCTCCGGTTCAGGCTTGGGTTTGGAGTCTGGCTGCAGCAGCAGCTCcacctcctcttcttcatcctcaGTCTCCACCTCCACAGGGCAGACCTTCCATTTTCACAAACGTTCGGTCTCTGGTGTCTCTGAGTACTCGTCTCTCTCCCTGCCGCTGCACAACCAGCAGGTGAACGACTGCTGCATCATCAGAGTCAGCCTTGACACGGACAACGGCAACATGTACAAGAGCATCCTG GTCACTAGTCAAGACAAAACCCCGGGTGTCATTAGGAAAGCCATGGCCAAGCACAACCTGGACGAGGACAGGTCAGAAGACTATGAGCTGTTACAGAGGGTCTCCAAGCATAAAG AACTTAAAATCCCAGATAATGGAAACGTTTTCTACGCCATGAACTCATCTGCCGACTACGACTTCTTGCTGCGAAAGCGTGGCACCCCCAAAACCTGCCGCTCGAAGAGCTCGCCGAGCCTGACTCTACCACGCATGAAGCAGAAAGGGTTCAAAATACCCAAGAGCTTCTTCTGA
- the LOC109084264 gene encoding ral guanine nucleotide dissociation stimulator-like isoform X2: protein MKQAPGQQPALSPSGKMEPKSLFSLHKALAQPVKMCMFDFPVSILDDLSSVQEIGEEVEDGAIYTITLRKVQLHQTASKGQRWLGVETDSALSLYETCKGRTIKAGTLEKLVEYMVSAFRGKDYTYVTIFLCTYRAFATTKQVLDLLLNRYAKLHDQPVSGKPKLFSEDHTELKNTVSSILGAWLDQYSEDFWSPPDHECLQSLISYLQMNFSGSDLERRARNLMEHFQHRQHTEVELEGDLCTCPFATPEESSLDDEFSPSHFMSFSPALVAEQLTVMDAELFKRVVPYHCLGGIWSQRDKKGKEHLAPTIRATVSQFNSVTNCVIATCLDNRSLRPFQRAKRIEHWIEVARKCRILKSFSSLKAILSALQSNAIHRLRRTWDDVSRESYRTFQELSEIFSDDNNYSLSRELLIKEGTSKSAIVEINHKGAQRRHQQQRDMGVVQGTIPYLGTFLTDLVMLDTAMKDHLEVGLINFEKRRKEFEVIAQIKLLQLTCNYYNFTKNQRFIEWFKRVERLTETESYSMSCDIEPPSESVCKKNGGIIKRMSEESGYSSAGTSHSKSFEQPRLSQFKDSFKDGADSLSLTSAGSSGSDAEETSLSLLNSPETGSQRTSTPTVQHSTSISDTGELASDSSSKLWELSTPSSLEASGSGLGLESGCSSSSTSSSSSSVSTSTGQTFHFHKRSVSGVSEYSSLSLPLHNQQVNDCCIIRVSLDTDNGNMYKSILVTSQDKTPGVIRKAMAKHNLDEDRSEDYELLQRVSKHKELKIPDNGNVFYAMNSSADYDFLLRKRGTPKTCRSKSSPSLTLPRMKQKGFKIPKSFF from the exons AGCTCAGTTCAGGAGATCGGAGAGGAAGTAGAAGACGGAGCCATCTATACCATCACACTCCGAAAGGTGCAGCTCCACCAGACGGCTAGTAAGGGGCAGCGATGGCTGGGCGTGGAGACAGACTCTGCACTCAGTTTGTATGAGACATGCAAGGGTCGGACCATTAAGGCTGGCACACTGGAGAAACTAGTGGAGTACATGGTTTCGGCTTTCAGAGGAAAGGACTATACATACGTCACTATTTTCCTCTGCACCTACCGAGCTTTTGCCACCACCAAACAAGTGCTGGACCTGCTGCTGAACAG GTATGCCAAACTGCATGATCAGCCAGTCTCAGGCAAGCCAAAACTCTTCTCAGAGGACCACACAGAGCTTAAAAA TACTGTCTCATCTATCCTGGGTGCATGGCTGGATCAGTACTCTGAGGATTTCTGGAGCCCTCCCGACCACGAATGCTTGCAGAGCCTCATATCCTACTTGCAAATGAACTTCTCTGGATCAGACCTCGAGAGACGAGCCCGTAACCTGATGGAACACTTCCAGCATCGGCAACACACCGAGGTTGAGCTTGAAG GTGATCTGTGCACCTGCCCCTTTGCTACACCAGAGGAGAGCAGCTTGGATGATGAATTCTCTCCCTCACACTTCATGTCCTTCAGTCCTGCCCTAGTCGCTGAGCAGTTAACAGTCATGGATGCG GAGCTGTTTAAGAGGGTGGTTCCATACCATTGTTTGGGTGGCATATGGTCCCAGCGAGATAAGAAGGGCAAAGAGCACCTAGCACCCACCATCCGTGCCACTGTTTCTCAGTTCAACAGTGTGACCAACTGTGTGATTGCCACCTGCCTGGATAACAGGTCTCTCAGACCCTTTCAAAGAGCGAAACGCATTGAACACTGGATAGAAGTGGCCAGG AAATGCCGTATCCTGAAGAGCTTCTCTTCTCTGAAAGCCATCCTGTCCGCCTTGCAGAGTAATGCCATCCATAGACTGAGGAGGACCTGGGATGATGTGTCCCG GGAAAGCTATCGCACTTTCCAGGAGTTGTCTGAAATTTTCTCAGATGACAATAATTATTCCCTCAGCAGAGAGCTTCTCATTAAG GAGGGCACCTCCAAATCTGCCATCGTCGAGATTAACCACAAAGGAGCCCAGAGAAGACACCAGCAGCAAAGAGACATG GGTGTTGTACAAGGAACTATTCCATACCTGGGCACTTTTCTGACTGATCTAGTCATGTTGGATACTGCTATGAAAGACCATCTTGAG GTAGGGCTGATCAACTTTGAGAAGAGAAGGAAG gAATTTGAAGTGATTGCTCAGATCAAGTTGCTGCAACTGACATGCAATTATTACAACTTCACCAAAAACCAGCGCTTCATTGAATGGTTCAAGAGGGTGGAGAGACTTACAGAGACTGAGAG CTACTCTATGTCCTGTGATATCGAGCCGCCATCTGAGTCAGTGTGCAAAAAGAACGGGGGCATCATCAAACGCATGAGCGAGGAGTCGGGTTACAGCAGCGCAGGGACGTCACACTCCAAGTCCTTTGAGCAGCCGCGCTTAAGCCAGTTCAAAGACAGCTTCAAAGATGGAGCAGATTCCCTCAGCCTCACCTCAGCGGGATCCAGCGGCTCAGACGCAGAGGAGACGAGTCTCAGTCTGCTGAACTCCCCAGAAACAGGAAGTCAAAGA ACATCCACACCAACTGTTCAACATTCTACATCAATCTCAGATACAGGGGAGCTTGCTTCTGATTCCTCTTCCAAG CTTTGGGAGTTGTCCACTCCTTCATCTTTGGAGGCCTCCGGTTCAGGCTTGGGTTTGGAGTCTGGCTGCAGCAGCAGCTCcacctcctcttcttcatcctcaGTCTCCACCTCCACAGGGCAGACCTTCCATTTTCACAAACGTTCGGTCTCTGGTGTCTCTGAGTACTCGTCTCTCTCCCTGCCGCTGCACAACCAGCAGGTGAACGACTGCTGCATCATCAGAGTCAGCCTTGACACGGACAACGGCAACATGTACAAGAGCATCCTG GTCACTAGTCAAGACAAAACCCCGGGTGTCATTAGGAAAGCCATGGCCAAGCACAACCTGGACGAGGACAGGTCAGAAGACTATGAGCTGTTACAGAGGGTCTCCAAGCATAAAG AACTTAAAATCCCAGATAATGGAAACGTTTTCTACGCCATGAACTCATCTGCCGACTACGACTTCTTGCTGCGAAAGCGTGGCACCCCCAAAACCTGCCGCTCGAAGAGCTCGCCGAGCCTGACTCTACCACGCATGAAGCAGAAAGGGTTCAAAATACCCAAGAGCTTCTTCTGA
- the LOC109084264 gene encoding ral guanine nucleotide dissociation stimulator-like isoform X1, with the protein MVYIMGMQSDALGVKPTSLDELFESSTWKIKNIWDGVKLEIAPGDGCPVVLNSFTHLDPDLPVLESSVQEIGEEVEDGAIYTITLRKVQLHQTASKGQRWLGVETDSALSLYETCKGRTIKAGTLEKLVEYMVSAFRGKDYTYVTIFLCTYRAFATTKQVLDLLLNRYAKLHDQPVSGKPKLFSEDHTELKNTVSSILGAWLDQYSEDFWSPPDHECLQSLISYLQMNFSGSDLERRARNLMEHFQHRQHTEVELEGDLCTCPFATPEESSLDDEFSPSHFMSFSPALVAEQLTVMDAELFKRVVPYHCLGGIWSQRDKKGKEHLAPTIRATVSQFNSVTNCVIATCLDNRSLRPFQRAKRIEHWIEVARKCRILKSFSSLKAILSALQSNAIHRLRRTWDDVSRESYRTFQELSEIFSDDNNYSLSRELLIKEGTSKSAIVEINHKGAQRRHQQQRDMGVVQGTIPYLGTFLTDLVMLDTAMKDHLEVGLINFEKRRKEFEVIAQIKLLQLTCNYYNFTKNQRFIEWFKRVERLTETESYSMSCDIEPPSESVCKKNGGIIKRMSEESGYSSAGTSHSKSFEQPRLSQFKDSFKDGADSLSLTSAGSSGSDAEETSLSLLNSPETGSQRTSTPTVQHSTSISDTGELASDSSSKLWELSTPSSLEASGSGLGLESGCSSSSTSSSSSSVSTSTGQTFHFHKRSVSGVSEYSSLSLPLHNQQVNDCCIIRVSLDTDNGNMYKSILVTSQDKTPGVIRKAMAKHNLDEDRSEDYELLQRVSKHKELKIPDNGNVFYAMNSSADYDFLLRKRGTPKTCRSKSSPSLTLPRMKQKGFKIPKSFF; encoded by the exons ATGGTCTACATTATGGGGATGCAGTCGGACGCCCTCGGTGTCAAACCCACGTCCCTGGACGAGCTGTTTGAGTCCAGCACatggaaaattaaaaacatttgggATGGGGTGAAGCTGGAGATCGCACCCGGAGATGGATGTCCGGTGGTCTTAAATAGTTTTACGCATTTGGACCCTGACCTGCCTGTCCTGGAG AGCTCAGTTCAGGAGATCGGAGAGGAAGTAGAAGACGGAGCCATCTATACCATCACACTCCGAAAGGTGCAGCTCCACCAGACGGCTAGTAAGGGGCAGCGATGGCTGGGCGTGGAGACAGACTCTGCACTCAGTTTGTATGAGACATGCAAGGGTCGGACCATTAAGGCTGGCACACTGGAGAAACTAGTGGAGTACATGGTTTCGGCTTTCAGAGGAAAGGACTATACATACGTCACTATTTTCCTCTGCACCTACCGAGCTTTTGCCACCACCAAACAAGTGCTGGACCTGCTGCTGAACAG GTATGCCAAACTGCATGATCAGCCAGTCTCAGGCAAGCCAAAACTCTTCTCAGAGGACCACACAGAGCTTAAAAA TACTGTCTCATCTATCCTGGGTGCATGGCTGGATCAGTACTCTGAGGATTTCTGGAGCCCTCCCGACCACGAATGCTTGCAGAGCCTCATATCCTACTTGCAAATGAACTTCTCTGGATCAGACCTCGAGAGACGAGCCCGTAACCTGATGGAACACTTCCAGCATCGGCAACACACCGAGGTTGAGCTTGAAG GTGATCTGTGCACCTGCCCCTTTGCTACACCAGAGGAGAGCAGCTTGGATGATGAATTCTCTCCCTCACACTTCATGTCCTTCAGTCCTGCCCTAGTCGCTGAGCAGTTAACAGTCATGGATGCG GAGCTGTTTAAGAGGGTGGTTCCATACCATTGTTTGGGTGGCATATGGTCCCAGCGAGATAAGAAGGGCAAAGAGCACCTAGCACCCACCATCCGTGCCACTGTTTCTCAGTTCAACAGTGTGACCAACTGTGTGATTGCCACCTGCCTGGATAACAGGTCTCTCAGACCCTTTCAAAGAGCGAAACGCATTGAACACTGGATAGAAGTGGCCAGG AAATGCCGTATCCTGAAGAGCTTCTCTTCTCTGAAAGCCATCCTGTCCGCCTTGCAGAGTAATGCCATCCATAGACTGAGGAGGACCTGGGATGATGTGTCCCG GGAAAGCTATCGCACTTTCCAGGAGTTGTCTGAAATTTTCTCAGATGACAATAATTATTCCCTCAGCAGAGAGCTTCTCATTAAG GAGGGCACCTCCAAATCTGCCATCGTCGAGATTAACCACAAAGGAGCCCAGAGAAGACACCAGCAGCAAAGAGACATG GGTGTTGTACAAGGAACTATTCCATACCTGGGCACTTTTCTGACTGATCTAGTCATGTTGGATACTGCTATGAAAGACCATCTTGAG GTAGGGCTGATCAACTTTGAGAAGAGAAGGAAG gAATTTGAAGTGATTGCTCAGATCAAGTTGCTGCAACTGACATGCAATTATTACAACTTCACCAAAAACCAGCGCTTCATTGAATGGTTCAAGAGGGTGGAGAGACTTACAGAGACTGAGAG CTACTCTATGTCCTGTGATATCGAGCCGCCATCTGAGTCAGTGTGCAAAAAGAACGGGGGCATCATCAAACGCATGAGCGAGGAGTCGGGTTACAGCAGCGCAGGGACGTCACACTCCAAGTCCTTTGAGCAGCCGCGCTTAAGCCAGTTCAAAGACAGCTTCAAAGATGGAGCAGATTCCCTCAGCCTCACCTCAGCGGGATCCAGCGGCTCAGACGCAGAGGAGACGAGTCTCAGTCTGCTGAACTCCCCAGAAACAGGAAGTCAAAGA ACATCCACACCAACTGTTCAACATTCTACATCAATCTCAGATACAGGGGAGCTTGCTTCTGATTCCTCTTCCAAG CTTTGGGAGTTGTCCACTCCTTCATCTTTGGAGGCCTCCGGTTCAGGCTTGGGTTTGGAGTCTGGCTGCAGCAGCAGCTCcacctcctcttcttcatcctcaGTCTCCACCTCCACAGGGCAGACCTTCCATTTTCACAAACGTTCGGTCTCTGGTGTCTCTGAGTACTCGTCTCTCTCCCTGCCGCTGCACAACCAGCAGGTGAACGACTGCTGCATCATCAGAGTCAGCCTTGACACGGACAACGGCAACATGTACAAGAGCATCCTG GTCACTAGTCAAGACAAAACCCCGGGTGTCATTAGGAAAGCCATGGCCAAGCACAACCTGGACGAGGACAGGTCAGAAGACTATGAGCTGTTACAGAGGGTCTCCAAGCATAAAG AACTTAAAATCCCAGATAATGGAAACGTTTTCTACGCCATGAACTCATCTGCCGACTACGACTTCTTGCTGCGAAAGCGTGGCACCCCCAAAACCTGCCGCTCGAAGAGCTCGCCGAGCCTGACTCTACCACGCATGAAGCAGAAAGGGTTCAAAATACCCAAGAGCTTCTTCTGA